The nucleotide sequence caaGCCCCTCAATCAGGTTCTAAGCTGGAGGaaatgatggctcagcttctttCTAGCTCCACGAGTGCAAACCAGTTGGCTGAAAAAtgataccaacaaagcgaagatcgtttagctaacgagggagaaatgaggagtcagaaagcctcgattcagaatatcgagaatcaggttggtcagctggcaaAGATGATGTCGGAGAGACCCCCATGTGGTCTTCCGGGCGATACAGAGCCAAATCCGCGAGGGCATGTAAATGCGATTATGACCAGGAGTGGCAAAACTACAGGACCTAACATATCTGACCCACCACCGATCACTGAAAAGGTCCCGActaccggacgaggtgcaagataggctgcgcccagcaagtacagcacaagtccaggagccagtcaaagattacactcctccaGTACCATATCCGGGACAGCTAAAGAAGCAGAaaaatgaagaacaatacggtaagttccttaAAATGTTTAAGCAATTGCATATAAacataccgtttgttgaagccttggacCAGATGCCGAAGTATGCGAAGTTCTTAAAGTACATCCTCTCGAACAACCAGAAGCTTGAGGATATGTcctgtgtggtgatgaatgaaagCTGCTCTGCCATTCTTCAAAATCGTCTACCCACAAAAATGGGAGATCCTGGCAATTTCACGCTTCCTTGTTTGATCGGAAttatgtctgttagccatgcattggctgacttgggagcgaaTATCAACCTTATGCCCTATAAGGTTTTTACAAAGTTGGATCTAGGTGAGCCGTCGCCTACACGTATGAGCATTCGACTAGCAGATCGTTCCATCAAGTATCCACGTGGATTTGTTGAGAATATGCTTGTTAAGATTGACAAGTTTGTGTTCCCAGTGGATTTTGTTATCCTGGATATGGATGAGGACTCTAGGGTGCCTATGATTCTCGGACGACCGTTCTTGAATATTGCTCGAACCATTGTAGATGTAGCTGCAGGGCAAATTACActccgagtgaatgatgagcaTGTGACCTTTGACATCAAGCGGTCAATGCAGCACCCGCAGAGTCAGGATGATGCgctttactatgtcgacattgtTGACACGTATGTGAGCACACATTTCCAGGGCACGATTGAGGAGATTGATTCGGGCACACATCTGTTGTGTGGGGACCTAGAtagcattacgcaggagggccacgatttcgagcagccagtctatcagattggtgatgATGGTTCCCAGAGTTCGGATCAGTTTACAGAGATCGATCGTGAGAATGAAGAAAAGTCGAAGCTGTCGGTTGAAGATCCACCGTCTTTGGAGCTTAAGGAGCTTCTGCCCCCATTTGGAGTACGCATTTCTAGACGAGGAACGCCGTTTGCCGGTTGTTATCTCATCATCCTTGACGGACGAGGAAAGGAGCAGACTGCTTAGTGTTTTGCGACTTCATAAGAAAGCTTTAGCGTGGAAGATTATGGATATCAaaggcatcaatccttctttttgtactcacaagattttgatggaagacgagtacaagcC is from Helianthus annuus cultivar XRQ/B chromosome 9, HanXRQr2.0-SUNRISE, whole genome shotgun sequence and encodes:
- the LOC110893002 gene encoding uncharacterized protein LOC110893002 translates to MPKYAKFLKYILSNNQKLEDMSCVVMNESCSAILQNRLPTKMGDPGNFTLPCLIGIMSVSHALADLGANINLMPYKVFTKLDLGEPSPTRMSIRLADRSIKYPRGFVENMLVKIDKFVFPVDFVILDMDEDSRVPMILGRPFLNIARTIVDVAAGQITLRVNDEHVTFDIKRSMQHPQSQDDALYYVDIVDTYSSDQFTEIDRENEEKSKLSVEDPPSLELKELLPPFGVRISRRGTPFAGCYLIILDGRGKEQTA